One window of Streptomyces sp. FIT100 genomic DNA carries:
- a CDS encoding SUKH-3 domain-containing protein: MSRLYEVAGYGVGVELRGFLEEYRELSVSWMYREMEVGVQIDAEEALSFYPGNIRIFSQRVGRPLVPVGSAFATEEVVLIASDGDVFLAGDAGMQYVGNGFMQSMQALISGTWDKTFF; the protein is encoded by the coding sequence GTGTCCAGGCTCTACGAAGTGGCTGGTTATGGCGTAGGGGTAGAATTGCGCGGATTTCTCGAAGAGTATCGAGAGCTCTCCGTTTCGTGGATGTATCGCGAGATGGAGGTTGGTGTGCAAATTGACGCAGAAGAAGCCCTTTCTTTCTATCCCGGCAACATCCGCATATTTTCTCAGAGAGTGGGGCGTCCTCTGGTCCCCGTTGGCTCCGCGTTCGCGACCGAAGAAGTGGTGCTGATCGCGAGCGATGGAGACGTATTTCTCGCTGGAGATGCCGGAATGCAGTACGTTGGGAACGGATTTATGCAGTCTATGCAGGCTCTGATTTCTGGAACTTGGGACAAGACCTTCTTCTGA
- a CDS encoding acyltransferase yields MTQPTATAPPSRPARLDSLTGLRWWAAFAVFAHHMTNLAPLPIHDVVGFGKYGVTLFFVLSGFVLTWSARPGVTAPTFYWRRFARIYPAHFVALLLALPVFYSFSPDPAQGWVKPVSVGILLLSIPLIQGWWRDPVLLYSGNPAAWTLTCEFFFYALFPALHRVFRRLRVRGALVAAVLGFGAAFGYRILVWSHPDSWAATLPLPVVRLSEFVIGIAIARAMLSGWRVRIAPIWVFLGSAALVGWLTTTADRPAGSTFAAFVRVTQEEWIIFACAAMIATVAWRDLTGRRSLLRRRPLVLLGEWSYAFYLVHATFVYTARDLFGKETVAWSNLQWYAALLAVSLAGAAALHYAVERPLERRLRLWWDRRRTDGAAIPAARAAESRQSAGV; encoded by the coding sequence ATGACCCAGCCGACGGCCACAGCACCGCCCTCCCGGCCCGCTCGTCTCGACTCCCTCACCGGACTGCGCTGGTGGGCCGCGTTCGCCGTCTTCGCGCACCACATGACGAACCTGGCACCGCTGCCGATCCACGACGTGGTCGGGTTCGGCAAGTACGGCGTGACGCTCTTCTTCGTCCTGTCGGGCTTCGTCCTGACCTGGTCGGCGCGACCCGGCGTCACGGCGCCCACGTTCTACTGGCGGCGCTTCGCCCGTATCTATCCGGCGCACTTCGTGGCGCTGCTGCTGGCGCTTCCGGTGTTCTACAGCTTCAGCCCCGACCCCGCCCAGGGGTGGGTCAAGCCGGTCAGCGTCGGCATCCTGCTGCTGTCGATTCCCCTGATCCAGGGCTGGTGGCGCGATCCGGTCCTGCTGTACTCGGGCAACCCGGCGGCATGGACGCTCACCTGCGAGTTCTTCTTCTACGCCCTCTTCCCGGCGCTGCACCGCGTCTTCCGGCGGCTGCGGGTCCGCGGGGCGCTGGTGGCCGCGGTGCTCGGCTTCGGCGCGGCCTTCGGATACCGCATCCTCGTGTGGTCCCACCCGGATTCCTGGGCGGCGACGCTACCGCTCCCGGTCGTGCGGCTGAGCGAGTTCGTCATCGGCATCGCCATCGCCCGCGCCATGCTCTCGGGCTGGCGAGTCCGCATCGCGCCGATCTGGGTCTTCCTGGGCTCCGCGGCCCTCGTCGGCTGGCTGACCACGACCGCCGACCGGCCTGCCGGCAGCACCTTCGCGGCCTTCGTCCGGGTCACCCAGGAAGAGTGGATCATCTTCGCCTGTGCGGCGATGATCGCGACCGTCGCCTGGCGCGACCTCACCGGCCGGCGCTCCCTGCTGCGCCGGCGCCCGCTGGTGCTGCTCGGCGAGTGGTCGTACGCCTTCTACCTCGTCCACGCGACCTTCGTGTACACCGCCCGCGATCTGTTCGGGAAGGAGACGGTGGCCTGGTCGAACCTCCAGTGGTACGCGGCCCTGCTCGCCGTCTCGCTCGCCGGGGCCGCCGCCCTGCACTACGCGGTGGAGCGCCCGCTGGAGCGCAGGCTGCGGCTGTGGTGGGACCGCCGCCGGACGGACGGGGCGGCGATTCCGGCGGCGCGGGCCGCGGAGTCGCGCCAGAGCGCCGGCGTCTGA
- a CDS encoding M48 family metallopeptidase gives MGTTLRAFRAVVLLAGFYLLGVLMLALLAAIDWAATLWTPGSVYLKLYVVSVVLAVPIVRGMFMLRAPKDDGLAGLGVTETDEPRLWATVRELADQVGTRAPAEIVLTADVNAAVTENARFLGLLPGRRRLYLGLPLMQGLSEGQLKAVLAHELGHFSNSDTRLAALTWRGRTQVMRTIAHFEERSDTSRAKEQERQEKKNAKATAKGRKAKEVDTGTAGITYRTMAKIYTAYAKFFFRATRAASRRQEYAADAAAARIAGRDATAAALREIPALDAAHGFYMDRYATLGAGARLLPPRGEVFGGFGRMLSARELELMPMRSELPTEPASPYDSHPPIADRVRRIEELPDDGRTDEARGAALGLLTDPERTLVALEEAVLLPGVLAFRRTAGWQELLDGSMSAQLSTLDTPVHRALAMYTKEHPTLPALLKVIDDGHLWQLAQRLPLSDEAAAASGRVFREFVRPSLRKGVSSMALAELGAHDRLGWEFSWSDAATVHLPKNPDGTEADLEAAVDAAIADTPDTAPLRALLSPVREG, from the coding sequence ATGGGCACCACTCTGCGCGCCTTCCGCGCCGTCGTCCTGCTCGCCGGCTTCTATCTGCTCGGCGTCCTCATGCTCGCCCTGCTCGCCGCGATCGACTGGGCCGCGACGCTCTGGACCCCCGGCAGCGTCTATCTGAAGCTCTACGTCGTCAGCGTCGTGCTCGCCGTCCCCATCGTCCGCGGCATGTTCATGCTCCGGGCCCCGAAGGACGACGGCCTGGCCGGGCTCGGCGTCACCGAGACCGACGAACCACGGCTGTGGGCGACGGTCCGCGAGCTCGCCGACCAGGTGGGCACCCGCGCGCCGGCCGAGATCGTGCTCACCGCCGACGTGAACGCGGCCGTGACGGAGAACGCCCGCTTCCTCGGCCTGTTGCCCGGCCGCCGCCGCCTCTACCTGGGCCTGCCGCTGATGCAGGGCCTCAGCGAGGGCCAGCTGAAGGCCGTACTCGCCCATGAGCTGGGCCACTTCTCCAACTCCGACACCCGCCTCGCGGCGCTCACCTGGCGCGGCCGCACCCAGGTGATGCGCACCATCGCCCACTTCGAGGAGCGGTCGGACACGTCGCGCGCCAAGGAGCAGGAGCGCCAGGAGAAGAAGAACGCGAAGGCGACCGCCAAGGGCAGGAAGGCCAAGGAGGTCGACACGGGCACGGCCGGGATCACCTACCGGACGATGGCGAAGATCTACACGGCGTACGCGAAGTTCTTCTTCCGCGCCACCCGCGCCGCCTCCCGCCGCCAGGAGTACGCCGCCGACGCCGCGGCCGCCCGGATCGCGGGCCGCGACGCCACGGCCGCCGCGCTCCGCGAGATCCCGGCACTCGACGCCGCCCACGGCTTCTACATGGACCGCTACGCGACGCTGGGCGCCGGGGCGCGGCTGCTGCCGCCGCGCGGCGAGGTGTTCGGCGGCTTCGGCCGGATGCTGAGCGCGCGCGAGCTCGAACTGATGCCGATGCGCTCCGAGCTGCCGACCGAGCCGGCCTCGCCGTACGACTCGCACCCGCCCATCGCCGACCGCGTACGCCGGATCGAGGAGCTGCCCGACGACGGCCGCACCGACGAGGCGCGGGGCGCGGCGCTCGGCCTGCTCACCGACCCGGAGCGCACCCTCGTCGCTCTCGAAGAGGCCGTTCTCCTCCCGGGGGTGCTCGCCTTCCGGCGCACCGCCGGCTGGCAGGAGCTGCTGGACGGTTCGATGTCGGCCCAGCTGAGCACGCTGGACACGCCCGTGCACCGGGCGCTCGCGATGTACACGAAGGAGCACCCGACGCTGCCCGCGCTGCTGAAGGTGATCGACGACGGGCACCTGTGGCAGCTGGCGCAGCGGCTGCCGCTGTCCGACGAGGCGGCGGCCGCGAGCGGGCGCGTCTTCCGCGAGTTCGTACGCCCCTCGCTGCGCAAGGGAGTGAGCAGCATGGCCCTCGCGGAACTGGGTGCGCACGACCGGCTCGGCTGGGAGTTCTCGTGGTCCGATGCGGCCACCGTGCACCTGCCGAAGAACCCCGACGGCACGGAGGCGGACCTGGAAGCGGCCGTCGACGCGGCGATCGCCGACACCCCCGACACCGCGCCGCTGCGCGCCCTGCTCTCGCCGGTCCGGGAGGGCTGA
- a CDS encoding polymorphic toxin-type HINT domain-containing protein translates to MAAEPEPLGLSQPKAPRADKVVPFTGKTDKKRAEAMRKGAANGRKDAARARADQSREVTWPKAGSATLTLPPTGTASAAPGALPVSLTRPAAVKGAAAPKASSTLMVDVLDQKRVSELGVKGVVLTATAPAAGGSAQLGINYKSFASAYGGDWAGRLQLVRLPDCALTDPAAAKCRARTPLEFTNQRQAERMDARLEFKPTVSSRTASSSGAGATAAVQTMVLALAAGDQSASGDYKATPLSSSSSWEAGGSSGSFTWSYPLRVPPSAAGPRPDLGISYDSGTVDGRTASTNNQGSLIGEGFDITSSYIERKYGTCDDDGQADKFDLCWKYDNASLVLNGKSTELVKDDTSGKWRLKNDDASTVERSTGADNGDDDGEHWTVTTGNGTQYVFGLNKLDGAGADDRTKSVWTVPVFGDDSGEPGYADGTTFSGRAKEQAWRWNLDYVVDTHGNAMSYWYEAETNNYDQLGDDTTGTPYTRGGYLKEIRYGQRAGALFSGAPAASNKVVFSYAERCIATGTGCDELIEDSRDNWPDVPFDAVCKDGDKCTGNAGPTFFTRKRMTAVTTYAWDALAATPAFVAVDAWALSQTYLDPGDTGDSTDQSLWLDSIRHTGKRGTAITLDPVTFDHVFLANRVDNSTDGILPLYKPRLYTVTSETGAQTIVNYLPADCTAGETMPKVDENTRRCYPVHWNPNGSTEAVLDWFHKYPVHTVDTTDPKGGSEAVQHIYSYSGGGAWHYNEDPFVKEKERTWSTWRGFQQVSHLTGAPGKTQSKTVTVYLRGMNGDRVLGTDGKTPHPTNRKSVTVTGIKAPAVTDADYYAGFTRESVTYNGATGPEIGGAVNDPWAKRTATQHKSYADIEAHFVRTNGTHARTSITTSLPARDRIRSTVTTFDDYGMAATVEDRGDDGITGDEKCTRTWYARNDALGINSLVSRTRTVTKPCATADSTLDLPSDAGRAGDVISDTATAYDTTTTTWSASQVPTKGEARWAGRVKAYGTDDQPQWQKAATTTYDDLGRVLTVKDTNDSTTATTTYLPADAGPLTSTTVANAKGHTSTTLVDFATGAARKATDPNGEITESEYDALGRVTKVWLPGQSTSINEPPNYVYAYSVTASDLPWVSTGTLRGSGAGYNTTYQIYDSQLRPRQTQSPSPMGGSVISQTLYDGRGLAVSAQADIWAESTEPSGSIVETASGQAPVQTDSIHDGAARAVQATTKHYNVVRWTTETSYTGDTVTSTAPAGGQATAVVTNALGQTTERREYGGPQPIGTDYTTTAYTYTPAGQQATVTGPDNAKWTYGYDLFGRTTTTADPDKGSSTTEYNELDQAVAATDARGKKLVSEYDVLGRKTGLWDGTKTDATKLAAWTFDTLEKGQQDTAVRYDGGVAGKAYTSKVTKYDNQYRVTAGSLTLPDSEPLVTAGVPKTLAFTTAYNPDGTVKQTGSPAAAGLPSEIVSNTYGTLGQQQTAKGTTGYLQSAVYSPLGDLRQITLGTDSTSTANKAQVNYDYEAGTRRLTRSYVTDTVHSYMLQELKFTQDDAGNVTSIFDATTQGGASKPDYQCFTYDGHRRVTEAWTPKTADCAASGRTVTNLDGAAPYWTSYTYTASGQRKTETQHTGSGSQATTYNYGTPDNQPHPLASTTGAKAATYTYDKTGNTTSRPGTQAQQTLTWNSEGKLVGTSEPAAGGKPATGTSYLYGADGELLIRRNTTADGDTVLYLGGTEVRLTTKGTAKTLSGTRYYTAAGQTIAVRTATVGVTGTKLNFLAGDHHGTSSLAIDATTLAPTKRYTAPFGAPRGTAAAWPDDKAFLGKPADTTTGLTHIGAREYDPSIGQFISVDPLLSLDQHQSLNGYSYANQHPATAADPTGLKEDDGSGGRGPTFYEDAQWGTCPPGSSCGTGVSSDPGGGGEDGGGTASGGDGGGASDENCAWYSSCGLGEAWDATTDWVVENKATIAQVVTEVVVGGLCIGAAAGAGLATGGVGFAAAAGCGALAGAAGAAVGNAFNENADHSTAGILNDMAEGAIWGAAGAVLGAGLGKIIAKCHSFLPGTGVLLADGTHKVIEDVEVGDIVVTTDTETGETTQKKVAETITTEYDKDFTEIVISVDGKDSSIVATDTHPFWVPDLKEWVKAGDLRVGQLLRTSAGTHVQITEVSHYTKHQRTHDLTIADIHAYYVLAGDTPVLVHNCGDAELQSELTQLGKARIEEVKASLSEGEILPGAFSVGRDRTTGITYYGESGPATGHHSGVTSRLPRESQLPNGRPPGVCAEARMCTNALNGGASLGNLDIITLNQKGKKFKMCPNCQVWVPDAVRSVLTG, encoded by the coding sequence ATGGCAGCTGAGCCCGAGCCGTTGGGTCTGTCTCAGCCGAAGGCACCGCGCGCGGACAAGGTCGTCCCGTTCACCGGGAAGACAGACAAGAAGCGCGCCGAGGCAATGAGGAAGGGGGCGGCGAACGGACGCAAGGACGCCGCTCGGGCCCGCGCCGACCAGAGCAGGGAGGTGACCTGGCCGAAGGCCGGGAGCGCCACGCTCACTCTGCCGCCCACGGGTACGGCGAGCGCAGCCCCCGGTGCCCTGCCCGTCTCGCTGACCCGTCCTGCAGCCGTCAAGGGAGCCGCCGCGCCCAAGGCATCGTCCACTCTCATGGTCGACGTGCTCGACCAGAAGCGTGTCTCCGAACTCGGGGTCAAGGGCGTAGTCCTCACCGCCACCGCGCCGGCGGCCGGCGGTTCGGCGCAGCTGGGGATCAACTACAAGTCCTTTGCCTCTGCCTACGGAGGCGACTGGGCGGGCCGGCTCCAGCTCGTGCGCCTGCCGGATTGTGCTCTGACCGACCCGGCCGCGGCGAAGTGCCGTGCGCGAACGCCTCTGGAATTCACCAACCAGCGACAGGCGGAAAGGATGGACGCACGGCTGGAGTTCAAGCCGACGGTGAGTTCCCGGACTGCCTCCTCATCCGGGGCAGGTGCCACGGCAGCGGTTCAGACGATGGTGCTGGCGCTCGCGGCCGGTGACCAGTCGGCCTCCGGTGACTACAAGGCGACGCCCCTCTCATCGTCCTCGTCGTGGGAGGCCGGAGGTTCGTCGGGCTCGTTCACCTGGTCGTACCCGCTTCGTGTGCCTCCGTCGGCGGCTGGACCGAGGCCGGATCTGGGGATCTCCTACGACTCCGGGACGGTCGACGGCCGCACGGCATCGACGAACAACCAGGGCAGCCTGATCGGCGAGGGCTTCGACATCACCTCGTCCTATATCGAGCGCAAGTACGGGACGTGTGACGACGACGGCCAGGCAGACAAGTTCGACCTGTGCTGGAAGTACGACAATGCCTCGCTCGTGCTGAACGGGAAGTCCACTGAGCTCGTCAAGGACGACACCAGTGGCAAGTGGAGGCTGAAGAACGACGACGCCTCCACCGTCGAGCGATCCACTGGTGCCGACAACGGCGACGACGACGGCGAGCACTGGACAGTCACCACGGGCAACGGTACCCAGTACGTCTTCGGCCTCAACAAGCTGGACGGTGCGGGAGCCGATGACCGCACCAAGTCCGTCTGGACCGTGCCGGTCTTCGGCGACGACTCCGGTGAGCCTGGCTACGCCGACGGCACCACCTTCTCGGGCCGTGCCAAGGAACAGGCGTGGCGATGGAACCTCGACTACGTTGTCGACACACATGGCAACGCCATGTCGTACTGGTACGAGGCGGAGACCAACAACTACGACCAGCTCGGTGACGACACCACCGGAACGCCGTACACCCGTGGCGGCTACCTGAAGGAGATCCGCTACGGCCAGCGTGCAGGCGCTCTCTTCTCCGGCGCCCCTGCCGCCTCGAACAAGGTCGTCTTCTCCTACGCCGAACGATGCATCGCCACGGGTACCGGCTGTGACGAGCTGATCGAGGACTCCCGCGACAACTGGCCGGATGTGCCATTTGACGCGGTGTGCAAGGACGGCGACAAGTGCACCGGCAACGCCGGCCCGACCTTCTTCACACGCAAGCGGATGACCGCCGTCACCACTTACGCGTGGGACGCACTGGCCGCTACCCCCGCTTTCGTAGCGGTGGATGCCTGGGCCCTGAGCCAGACCTACCTCGACCCCGGCGACACCGGCGATTCCACCGACCAGTCCCTGTGGCTCGACTCGATCCGTCACACCGGCAAGCGCGGGACTGCCATCACCCTGGATCCGGTCACCTTCGACCACGTCTTCCTGGCGAACCGCGTCGACAACTCCACCGACGGCATCCTGCCCCTCTACAAGCCCCGCCTCTACACCGTCACTTCCGAAACCGGCGCGCAGACCATCGTCAACTACCTGCCGGCAGACTGCACCGCCGGCGAGACGATGCCGAAGGTCGACGAGAACACCCGCCGCTGCTACCCCGTCCACTGGAACCCGAACGGGAGCACGGAAGCAGTCCTGGACTGGTTCCACAAGTACCCCGTCCACACGGTTGACACCACCGACCCCAAGGGCGGATCAGAAGCCGTCCAGCACATCTACTCCTACTCCGGCGGCGGAGCCTGGCACTACAACGAGGACCCGTTCGTCAAGGAGAAGGAGCGGACCTGGTCCACCTGGCGCGGCTTCCAGCAGGTCAGCCACCTCACCGGTGCCCCCGGCAAGACCCAGTCCAAGACCGTCACCGTCTATCTGCGAGGAATGAACGGCGACCGGGTCCTGGGGACCGACGGAAAGACGCCGCACCCGACCAACCGCAAGTCCGTCACCGTCACCGGTATCAAAGCGCCTGCCGTCACCGACGCCGACTACTACGCCGGCTTCACCCGTGAATCAGTCACGTACAACGGTGCGACGGGGCCGGAGATCGGTGGCGCCGTCAACGACCCATGGGCCAAGCGAACGGCGACCCAGCACAAGTCGTACGCCGACATCGAGGCGCATTTCGTCCGCACCAACGGCACCCACGCCCGGACCAGTATCACGACGAGTCTTCCGGCACGCGATCGGATCCGCTCCACCGTGACAACGTTCGACGACTACGGCATGGCAGCCACAGTCGAGGACAGGGGCGACGACGGCATCACGGGTGACGAGAAGTGCACCCGCACCTGGTACGCCCGCAACGACGCACTCGGCATCAACAGCCTTGTCTCCCGCACGCGCACGGTCACCAAGCCCTGCGCCACCGCCGACAGCACACTGGATCTGCCCTCAGACGCCGGCCGCGCCGGTGATGTCATATCCGACACCGCCACCGCCTACGACACCACCACCACCACGTGGAGCGCATCCCAGGTGCCCACCAAGGGCGAGGCACGCTGGGCCGGCCGGGTCAAGGCGTACGGCACCGACGACCAGCCGCAGTGGCAGAAGGCAGCCACCACGACCTACGACGATCTCGGGCGAGTTCTCACGGTCAAGGACACCAACGACTCCACCACCGCCACGACGACGTACCTGCCTGCTGATGCCGGCCCGCTCACGAGCACCACGGTCGCCAACGCCAAGGGCCACACCAGCACCACGCTCGTGGACTTCGCCACCGGGGCTGCCCGGAAGGCCACCGATCCCAACGGCGAGATCACCGAGAGCGAGTACGACGCCCTCGGCCGTGTCACCAAGGTGTGGCTGCCCGGTCAGTCGACATCGATCAACGAGCCGCCCAACTACGTCTACGCCTACAGCGTCACCGCCTCCGACCTGCCCTGGGTATCCACCGGCACCCTCAGAGGCAGCGGAGCGGGCTACAACACCACGTATCAGATCTACGACTCACAGCTGCGGCCCCGCCAGACCCAGAGTCCGTCGCCCATGGGCGGAAGCGTGATCTCCCAGACGCTGTACGACGGAAGGGGCCTGGCCGTCTCGGCCCAGGCCGACATCTGGGCCGAATCCACAGAACCGTCGGGAAGCATCGTCGAGACGGCCTCGGGTCAGGCGCCCGTTCAGACCGACTCGATCCACGACGGCGCCGCGCGAGCGGTGCAGGCAACGACCAAGCACTACAACGTCGTCCGCTGGACCACCGAAACCAGCTATACCGGCGATACGGTCACCAGCACTGCCCCTGCCGGCGGCCAGGCGACAGCTGTCGTCACAAACGCCCTCGGTCAGACCACCGAGCGCCGCGAGTACGGCGGCCCGCAGCCGATCGGCACCGACTACACCACAACCGCGTACACCTACACCCCGGCCGGCCAGCAGGCCACTGTGACCGGTCCGGACAACGCGAAGTGGACCTACGGATACGACCTCTTCGGACGCACGACCACGACTGCCGACCCTGACAAGGGCAGCAGCACCACCGAGTACAACGAGCTCGACCAGGCCGTCGCCGCGACGGATGCGCGCGGCAAGAAGCTGGTGTCCGAGTACGACGTCCTCGGCCGCAAGACCGGTCTGTGGGACGGAACCAAGACGGACGCCACCAAACTCGCGGCCTGGACCTTCGACACCCTGGAGAAGGGACAGCAGGACACCGCTGTCCGCTACGACGGCGGCGTGGCGGGCAAGGCATACACGAGCAAAGTCACCAAGTACGACAACCAGTACAGGGTGACAGCCGGCTCCCTGACACTGCCCGACAGTGAGCCACTGGTCACAGCCGGAGTCCCCAAGACGCTGGCCTTCACCACTGCCTACAACCCCGACGGCACCGTCAAGCAGACCGGAAGCCCTGCTGCGGCCGGACTCCCGTCCGAGATCGTCTCCAACACCTACGGAACACTGGGCCAGCAGCAGACAGCCAAGGGCACGACCGGCTATCTCCAGAGCGCGGTGTACTCGCCGCTCGGCGACCTCCGTCAGATCACTCTCGGTACCGACTCCACCTCAACGGCCAACAAGGCACAGGTCAACTACGACTACGAGGCCGGCACCCGACGCCTCACCCGCTCCTACGTCACCGACACGGTGCACAGCTACATGCTGCAGGAACTCAAGTTCACGCAGGACGACGCGGGTAACGTCACGTCGATCTTCGACGCCACCACCCAGGGCGGCGCCAGCAAGCCCGACTACCAGTGCTTCACCTACGACGGCCACCGCCGCGTCACCGAGGCCTGGACCCCGAAGACCGCCGACTGCGCGGCATCCGGGCGGACGGTGACAAACCTCGACGGCGCCGCGCCCTACTGGACCAGCTACACGTACACGGCCTCCGGCCAGCGCAAGACCGAGACCCAGCACACTGGTTCCGGAAGCCAGGCCACCACGTACAACTACGGCACGCCTGACAACCAGCCCCACCCGCTGGCCAGCACCACGGGCGCCAAGGCCGCCACCTACACCTACGACAAGACGGGCAACACCACCAGCCGCCCAGGCACCCAGGCGCAGCAGACCCTGACCTGGAACTCCGAGGGCAAGCTCGTCGGCACCTCCGAGCCCGCCGCGGGCGGAAAGCCCGCGACCGGCACGAGCTACCTGTACGGCGCGGACGGCGAGCTCCTCATCCGCCGCAACACCACCGCAGACGGTGACACGGTCCTCTACCTCGGTGGCACGGAGGTCCGCCTCACCACCAAGGGCACCGCCAAGACCCTCTCCGGCACCCGCTACTACACGGCCGCCGGCCAGACGATCGCGGTCCGTACGGCGACGGTGGGCGTCACCGGCACGAAACTCAACTTCCTTGCCGGAGATCACCACGGCACGTCGAGCCTGGCGATCGACGCCACGACCCTCGCGCCGACCAAGCGCTACACGGCCCCGTTCGGCGCCCCGCGCGGCACCGCCGCCGCGTGGCCGGACGACAAGGCCTTCCTGGGCAAGCCGGCCGACACGACGACCGGCCTGACGCATATCGGGGCGCGCGAATACGACCCCAGTATTGGCCAGTTCATCAGCGTCGACCCGCTGCTGTCCCTCGACCAGCACCAGTCGCTGAACGGCTACAGCTACGCCAACCAGCACCCGGCGACGGCTGCAGACCCGACAGGACTCAAGGAAGACGACGGCTCCGGCGGCCGCGGCCCGACGTTCTACGAAGACGCCCAGTGGGGCACCTGTCCGCCCGGCAGCAGCTGCGGGACCGGCGTTTCCAGCGACCCCGGAGGCGGAGGCGAGGACGGCGGCGGCACCGCAAGTGGCGGTGATGGCGGTGGAGCCAGTGATGAGAATTGTGCTTGGTACAGCAGCTGTGGCTTGGGCGAAGCCTGGGATGCCACGACCGACTGGGTCGTGGAAAACAAGGCGACTATCGCCCAGGTAGTCACCGAAGTCGTGGTCGGCGGACTCTGTATTGGCGCGGCGGCCGGAGCCGGGCTTGCAACCGGAGGCGTTGGCTTCGCTGCCGCGGCTGGATGCGGTGCCCTTGCGGGAGCAGCAGGTGCAGCCGTAGGAAATGCGTTCAACGAGAACGCTGACCACAGCACGGCCGGAATACTCAACGACATGGCCGAGGGGGCCATTTGGGGTGCTGCAGGGGCCGTACTGGGTGCCGGCCTCGGGAAGATCATTGCTAAGTGCCATAGCTTCCTGCCGGGAACAGGTGTCCTGCTCGCCGATGGCACGCACAAAGTCATTGAGGATGTCGAAGTTGGTGACATTGTCGTCACGACAGACACGGAGACCGGTGAAACCACGCAGAAGAAGGTCGCTGAGACGATCACTACGGAGTACGACAAGGACTTCACAGAGATCGTCATATCCGTAGACGGCAAGGACTCCAGCATCGTAGCTACGGACACCCACCCGTTCTGGGTGCCCGATCTCAAGGAATGGGTGAAGGCTGGTGACCTCCGAGTCGGGCAGCTGCTTCGCACCAGCGCCGGGACCCACGTACAGATCACCGAAGTCAGCCACTACACCAAGCACCAGCGCACGCACGACCTCACCATCGCCGACATCCACGCGTACTATGTGCTGGCGGGGGACACGCCGGTCCTCGTTCACAACTGTGGCGACGCTGAACTTCAGAGTGAGCTGACCCAGCTCGGTAAAGCTCGGATCGAAGAGGTCAAGGCCAGCCTTTCTGAAGGTGAAATCCTGCCGGGCGCGTTCAGCGTAGGGCGTGACCGAACCACCGGAATAACTTACTACGGTGAGAGCGGACCGGCCACTGGGCATCACAGTGGTGTGACCTCCCGGCTGCCTAGAGAATCCCAGCTTCCCAACGGTCGCCCGCCAGGCGTGTGCGCAGAAGCACGCATGTGCACTAACGCCCTGAATGGTGGAGCGTCGTTGGGGAACCTAGATATCATCACCCTCAACCAAAAGGGAAAGAAGTTCAAAATGTGCCCCAACTGTCAAGTATGGGTGCCGGACGCGGTCAGGAGTGTGCTCACCGGATGA